AATTGTCGGCATTTGTATCAGCTACTTCGTTTGTTTGTTGGTCCTCTTGATCTGTTTGTCCGAAACCATACGTTTCAAACTTCTCTTCATCCTCTTTCTTCTTCATTTCCTTAACTTGCTTCACGTCTTGGATGAACGATAGAAGTGATAAAAGCACCTCTTCTGGCAAGATTCCCTGTAATTTTTGTACCAGGTCAGCTTCTTCCAGTAAGTTTGGAGGTAAATTCGGAGCAAATTGAATCTTCACATCTCGATGATCGAAGAAATCACTATTCGTCATTCCTACATATCTATTGATGAAGTCTAAGCGGTCTGTGAGCGCCTTTCGAAACATACGAGCCTTTTGCCCACGCACTTGCTCTAAAGCTAACAGCTTGTACTTAATCGCTACTCCGGATAGATTACTACCGAACGACTCGTCCGACATGTCTGGTACGAATGAGAACTTGTGAATATCATATCTCAAGCCTTTCTTGATGTTTTGAGCGAACGTGTCATTTACATTCTTGATAAGCCAGTCAGCGTCTCCATCTTCATCAAGAAGAAACACTTTGTCATCTTTTGCTCGTTGAATATCATCACGTTGCGTATCAACCATATTGCGAAGTTTCAAGAACGCGTCTGTGAAGTCTGCTAAATCCTCCACATTACCAGATACAGCATGGTTATATGCATCCATCAACGCGACACAGTCTTCCCAATCTCCTAACTCGAATTTATTGTTTCGGTACTTAATGATCGGCACTTTGTCAAAACCATGTGGAACTCGCTCTACTAACTCGTAAGGAATGTCGACGTCAGTCTTTTCCGCTACTTTGTGAATAAACTCATATGTAGCGCGTTCCTTATCGTCGTAGATATCCATACGCACCTTGTATTCATTCTCTTTTAGAAGCGTTTCAGAAAATACAATTGCATCGGTAATGGTAGGTTTTACCCTTCCATCGTCAATTGTGATCACATTTCGAGGGTCTAGATCGACGAAGTTGTATTCTCCTTTTTCATCGAAATATTGGAGTTCATATGCAACGCCGTAAATACTACAATTGACAGCATTGTCGTAATTCACTGTTTCTTCGTCATTGTCTTCGAGGATATTTAACGCCTTTTCGAATTGGGGTTTGGAATAGACGTACGATACAGGGGAACCGAGGAAGTAACCTGTGGAAATAGTAGTGATGTATTTAGCGAAGTTATGCACAATACG
The window above is part of the Bacillus cytotoxicus NVH 391-98 genome. Proteins encoded here:
- a CDS encoding phage portal protein translates to MLTFEQARLLYTRFKTEEKAFKRLQKLYDYYVGEHEIMKKAERKSNKTYRIVHNFAKYITTISTGYFLGSPVSYVYSKPQFEKALNILEDNDEETVNYDNAVNCSIYGVAYELQYFDEKGEYNFVDLDPRNVITIDDGRVKPTITDAIVFSETLLKENEYKVRMDIYDDKERATYEFIHKVAEKTDVDIPYELVERVPHGFDKVPIIKYRNNKFELGDWEDCVALMDAYNHAVSGNVEDLADFTDAFLKLRNMVDTQRDDIQRAKDDKVFLLDEDGDADWLIKNVNDTFAQNIKKGLRYDIHKFSFVPDMSDESFGSNLSGVAIKYKLLALEQVRGQKARMFRKALTDRLDFINRYVGMTNSDFFDHRDVKIQFAPNLPPNLLEEADLVQKLQGILPEEVLLSLLSFIQDVKQVKEMKKKEDEEKFETYGFGQTDQEDQQTNEVADTNADN